From the genome of Apostichopus japonicus isolate 1M-3 chromosome 17, ASM3797524v1, whole genome shotgun sequence:
gcacaaatgagtaCCTGTACCGAGCCCTATAAGTGTACGTTGTGGGCATAAACGCAGTCCAGAGCGGGTGTAAATGTAGTGCTCAAACAAAGGGTGTGTTGGGACTTGCAtgatttgtttctctttattgCTGACCCTCTCATGATACAAGCATGCACTCTAACGAAGGTAAGTGAACACCGATTACCCGCTGAGCAACTTTCCTAGATTGCTCAAGCATCTTCACATTGATTCTTGTACCATTAAAGACAGCGATATAACCTGAATGCGGCGCTAGCAACAGTCTTTGGTATTTTGTTATGCATATACCCACAACCTAACTTACAACTCACACCCCAGTGTAGTATTACCGCTGAAGTATACGCATGAAAAGTGGTTTACGTAATACCTGAAGTACACTTGGACATTTCCAATGACATTTTTCCTACACTCCTATACAGGGTAACTCACATGTATTTTGCAAGGCGGCAAAGTAATTGTTGTGGTTGTTATGATTGCACTAAAGTTAGTCGATATTTTCATagttttatctcaatacattacatgtttagagatattgtaacagtaagtgggactctctcttctcttaaaatagtttcagcgtcttcatacaaagttctttttctctggaatttccagagcaagcatatatcatataggctaacaaaagttactatttttattcgagaattttatctcattctatgactttttcaccgatttatgtccaaatcgggctgAAACACAGTTGGTGCAGCccttttttgcacacgctccgaAACTTGTGTTATTTCGCAATCATTAAACACTTGGCAAAAGCGGTGAAATGCATTGTGGGAGCTTAGCCCATCACTATATTATAGTACACTGCAGCTTGGATATCGTCTGAAAATCcgttttaatacatattcataaagcaGCAATCGAATTGCTTCAAgcaaaactttgaagaaaagaagttgaatattcattaaatatctgtttGATGAAATTCGGAAATTTCTTTGCCTcggcttgaaaaataaaaacgaaacgtAAGTAAAAACCTTTCATTTTTCGAATTGCACAGTTTCCGTTTTCAAGAAGGTACCACCTCCATCGTCCGGTCGATGGTataaaacaagttaaacaaTGATTTGAGGCTAAATTCGGAGTTGTTCCAGCATTCTGGGTTGAATTAAAGTGACATTTTTAAGGTTGCTCTTGTTCACCGGCATCAACGTATCCTATCGTGGTTAATtgcatatgtacatgtatatgcacATTACCATAGTGTGTAGCCTAGGGTTATAGTTTTAAGTATTCTATAGTGCAGTGTATTCATATTACGGGACCGTgtgtttatgaattatgatgTTAGCTTTCAAGACATTGTTTACGAATACAATGTCGTTGCCTTGAATTTTGGAGGACTTCAAAAAGTAGGGTAGTGCTAGTACAACTGCACAATACTAAGCCTATGCTGGTATTATTAGTTTACCACTGACTTCTGCCACTGGTGGTTGTCAGCACTGGCAATACCTTCATGCCCAGTACATATAATATtacttaaaaattaaataagcttatttaaaagaaaatactgcCTTGGTCGGCTCTGGTTAGTTCTAAGTAGTTTTACCCTTGTGTGATTTAATCCGGTGTACCTAGATACATAGGCCCACCTGCTAATTCTGGATAAAGTCGCTGTAGGTTACATTACAGGTTGGTCGACTTAGTGACAAATGAACATTGCTTCTCTACTTTGTCCAAAGGATAAGGCAAAGGATAAGTGTGCACTGAATTTTCGTACAGTGTTTGCAACGATTTTGGTAGTattcttttgtgtgtgaattCGTATTGCagttaatttttgtttgttttttttggttgtAAATGTGCCTATTTCACTTTGTTTCGAAGCTCTTCACCCTGTAATGCTGTATGTTTCTGTCATtttcagagagaaaatgcaTTTAAAAGTTCCACTacaatatgttatgtaatatgGGCTTGTTGCATTTAAAAGCAATGTGAAGTCATTCATCATGTGCCTTATATATTGTCTCCTATTATCCAACGTtctgttaacatttatttttgttttctttcattttcaggacTCTTTCTGCATCTGCGGGTTGGATTCTCCTATGTGGGCACTTGGGATATAGTAACTTTTTGGACTTCTTAATTTAATTCAATACTTTTCACGCCATTCCATTCATTGCCTTGATTAAATAAACTTTGATAAACCttgaaaaaaacacattcctgTTATATTCTTTTGTTCTAAATCGCACATTCATATTCACCagtgtgaagaaaaattaacAAGAAGTTCCTACATAAGATGTACATTACACGTATCcaaaaatacttttcaattCATCACGAAGATAAGCTGATTGATGTCTAGGAACCTGATACATCATAAACTATATGActaaaaagtccaacagagactgacccaagttgaaggataccacatgaaaaacaagttcttaaatattctatgacattactaaaccttgcaacgccGTTCTCTCgacaaacaggcaatgagcgctaaaggcaacactCGCAGTGATGAAGTGCAGAGAcaattcgtggcaaagtagcgtaaATGCAAGTTCtctatttgttgtaccatgattgatattgataattgtagagacagagcaaagatatgaaattaggaatcgaaattagaacttccagtattgagatactgcgtcattgatgctcttgtctATTATttctgttgttattatttttgtagTTGTGACTATTATTTCTTGTTCTGACAAAGAatcaaacagtaaaaaaaatcagaaacgTTGCCAGGAACATTAATCTTTATTTATCTTTTCATCTCTCCGTTAAATGATGATGACCGGATGGCCGCTGAAATGATAAACGATCCGCATGCAGGTTCGAGTAACGTATACAAGAAAACGTGCGGAAGGTCCAAACTGACAAAGGTTGGAGCCTAACTAATAAGATAAGACTTGTTGAATCCAACCGTTTGTTTGTCGAAGAAGAACATTTCTTACAAAGAGTTGAGaacatataatacatataaacCAAGAACATATCTTTTGAAACTTTAcgtgtgtattattattattatgtacttAATTATGTACTTAATTATTAATCATTTATTGTACTCCATAGGTTTGGAAAATGAGTGATCTTAAGAAATATGTAGAAAATCCAAGGTGAACTAACCTAACCCCGGGGGATTGTTCCCATGGGTAAAGTGTAGGTCTAAAGAACCTAAGCAAAAtgtatgttattatatattctaTGAAATTGTCCTACATTATCGATTCACTGAACATAGGcattttatcattaaaataataaaaaataatattaaaaatccTTTGTGCTTTTCATATCTCttgttctttcctttttttttatagttatgACGACCAAATGGATTTACGATGATGACATGATGCCTTCCACCAATTTTTAACATCCAAAATTTCCAACTTGGGTTTGCCTGATTTTAAAACTGGGTCGTCTACCTGCTTTAATTTCTTTGCGATTCCGCAGAAAAAGTCTTTAGCAGAATGCAATTGGTATCTGTTATAATGTTCGACAAATCCATATTTCTTCCAGtcaaaatattcattatatgcGGTATCATTCTGATCCAGATATTTGATGTACTCCGCCAGATCTGTCATATTTTTAAAATCACTGACATGAATAAAAGAATGAGGAGGTGCTACTTTTTCGTAATCTTTTCGTGTTGTTCCATAGACAATCGGAACTATGTTTTTACTCAGTCCATTATTCCAAAATTTCTCAGTGATATAATCTTCACATTCACTGTTTTCGAGTGCTAAGTAAAATTTGTGACTGCTTAGTAAACGGTCGCATTTCTCTGCATTGTTTCTAGGACATTTTAAATTTCCACATTGACCGTATCTATCCACTTGAAGGAATTTCTGCAGATTCTTCACAAACGTGTTTCTAGGCCAAGAGGAGGTGACACAGTTTGATGCCATCCAGGCTATTAGTCTTGTCTTTTCAGCCGCCCAGTTTCGATTGCCACTTTGGAAGTTTTCAGGTGCCATTTCAAAATACCTTCCGTACGGGATGGTAATTTCTGAAGCCGTACGGAACGTCATAGACCAGTTGAAAGCTATGTTTGTACGATCATTTGACCACTTTGGTCGGGAATGTATAGGGCTCTCTCTGGTCATGTAAATCCATATTTGACCATCTAGCCGATTCCTATTTACGAATAAACAATGTTGCGTTAAATCGGATTTCGTCGAGTCTTTTGCccgagaaaaaaaataacacttgCTTTGTGACGTTTATTTatgtgatttatttatttatgtgtgtatTTGAACATTGAAGCGCAGTagtatgttattatttataatcCATGATTTAATAACTAAACTTTAGTTCCTTTAGTACTTTAGTACTAAACTTTAGTATGTACCTGGAACTAAGTACTACAATATCTTGAAGGATAGCTTCAAATGTAGTTGTAACATGTGACTGTTTAGTATTACAATATACCGATATTAAGATATAAACGATGTAGTGGGACATTTCAATTACCCTAATCTGTTATTGGCCGGGAGGATTGGTAAATGACCGAGAAAGGTAT
Proteins encoded in this window:
- the LOC139984571 gene encoding glycoprotein 3-alpha-L-fucosyltransferase A-like, translating into MGHQPYKFAAVVITLIIAVTAFYGTHWQRITLPRHLQFRTIIGSRMMAHNVNTPSSRILYAKNGPDITDYPASAVDERFSTRTETKDEPSQQQLGIGIGNVTDSSLATKGGKGQKDCVKQIQLWSKLGFASPEKEYECPNINCKARYICSTSYEMLATSHAVIVHHKSKWIWEDVIRNRLDGQIWIYMTRESPIHSRPKWSNDRTNIAFNWSMTFRTASEITIPYGRYFEMAPENFQSGNRNWAAEKTRLIAWMASNCVTSSWPRNTFVKNLQKFLQVDRYGQCGNLKCPRNNAEKCDRLLSSHKFYLALENSECEDYITEKFWNNGLSKNIVPIVYGTTRKDYEKVAPPHSFIHVSDFKNMTDLAEYIKYLDQNDTAYNEYFDWKKYGFVEHYNRYQLHSAKDFFCGIAKKLKQVDDPVLKSGKPKLEILDVKNWWKASCHHRKSIWSS